One window of the Pelobates fuscus isolate aPelFus1 chromosome 12, aPelFus1.pri, whole genome shotgun sequence genome contains the following:
- the MEN1 gene encoding menin: MGLLPAQKAFFPLRSMDSLIRLFQSELTRPEPDLPLLSLTLGFVEHFLAVNRVVPTNIGSISDVGAAVVAKTGAEGTQVQSGESNKQGSQEGSRADQGKRGTRGDKVRKGGAGGQAKKEMDNVIGDSTGKKQAKENTKAARDSSEGRKEKERENEKNTNTGEGLRTGKDTTGEPSENAKTELGRQIIPYFPTLDLTVAQALHARFTAQTRGAVDLSCYPRENGVSGRELIRRVSDVIWNGLSRSYVKDRAHIQSLFSFVTGTKLDSPGVAFAVVAACQVLGLSDVHLALSEDHAWVVFGKDGEQTAEVTWHGKGNEDKRGQSVSSGVVDKSWLYLNGRYMRCNRHMEVAFMVCAMNPSIDAHTDSLELLQLQQSLLWVLYDGGHLDKYPMALGNLADLEELSPTPGRPKPLELYHKGVQSSWLHYENQHLYPHIYLAAYHCRNKNVKEALKAWAETAAVIQEYNYCREDEEIYKDLFDIANDLLPNLLKEESMLPECPASSALQDPAAFANLLRFYDGICKWEEDSPTPVLHVGWATFLVQSLGRFDAQVRQQVTLASFEPSNEDEDSEDTRRRVPRRESKTGEPNQQLSRSGPTAEQHGKDAELSEALTLTFQSEKMKGMKELLVAAKVNSSAIKLQLTAQSQVQPKRARGSSSRDYNLGYLKRQRKAV, encoded by the exons ATGGGCCTTCTACCAGCTCAAAAGGCATTTTTCCCCCTGCGTTCCATGGATTCACTTATTCGTCTTTTCCAGTCGGAGTTGACTCGTCCCGAGCCTGACTTACCTCTGTTGTCCCTTACTCTTGGATTTGTTGAGCACTTTTTGGCAGTGAACCGTGTAGTGCCTACTAATATTGGCAGCATCTCGGATGTTGGGGCTGCTGTGGTTGCTAAGACAGGTGCAGAGGGAACACAGGTACAAAGTGGAGAGAGTAATAAGCAGGGAAGTCAAGAAGGCTCTAGGGCTGATCAAGGAAAGAGAGGAACCAGAGGAGACAAGGTCAGGAAGGGAGGAGCTGGAGGACAAGCAAAGAAAGAAATGGACAATGTTATTGGAGATTCCACTGGAAAAAAACAAGCCAAGGAGAACACGAAGGCAGCTAGAGACAGCTCAGAGGGaagaaaggaaaaggaaagagaaaatgaaaaaaacaccAATACTGGGGAAGGTTTGAGGACTGGCAAAGATACCACAGGGGAACCTAGCGAAAATGCTAAAACAGAGTTAGGGCGACAGATTATCCCATACTTTCCAACACTAGATCTGACAGTAGCACAGGCTCTGCATGCTCGTTTCACAGCCCAAACCCGTGGTGCAGTAGACCTGTCTTGTTACCCTCGGGAAAATGGAGTGTCAGGTCGGGAGCTTATTCGAAGGGTTTCGGATGTCATTTGGAATGGTCTGAGTCGGTCCTACGTCAAAGATAGGGcccacatacagtctcttttcagttttgtgacag GCACAAAGCTGGACTCACCGGGTGTTGCATTTGCTGTGGTGGCTGCATGCCAAGTGCTAGGACTTTCTGATGTACACCTGGCTCTTTCAGAAGACCATGCATGGGTGGTGTTTGGGAAGGATGGGGAACAGACAGCTGAAGTAACATGGCATGGAAAGGGTAATGAGGACAAGAGGGGACAGTCTGTAAGTTCCGGTGTAGTTGACAAG agctgGTTATATTTAAATGGACGATATATGCGCTGTAATCGGCACATGGAAGTTGCTTTCATGGTTTGTGCCATGAACCCTTCAATAGATGCTCATACAGATAGTCTGGAATTGTTGCAGCTGCAACAG AGCTTGCTGTGGGTGCTCTATGATGGAGGACACCTGGACAA ATATCCAATGGCTCTGGGAAATTTGGCAGACCTTGAAGAACTTAGTCCAACACCTGGGCGTCCAAAGCCCCTTGAACTCTACCACAAG GGTGTACAGTCTTCATGGTTACATTATGAAAACCAACATTTGTATCCTCATATATACTTGGCTGCATATCACTGTCGGAATAAAAATGTGAAAGAAGCATTGAAAGCATGGGCTGAGACAGCTGCAGTTATCCAAGA gtaTAACTACTGTCGTGAGGATGAAGAGATATATAAAGATCTCTTTGATATTGCCAATGATTTGTTGCCAAACTTGTTGAAAGAGGAGTCAATGTTACCGGAATGCCCA gcTAGTTCAGCTCTTCAAGatcctgcagcctttgcaaatctCTTGCGTTTCTATGATGGGATTTGTAAATGGGAAGAGGACAGTCCTACTCCTGTCTTGCACGTAGGTTGGGCCACATTCCTAGTGCAATCACTTGGAAGATTTGATGCACAG GTTAGACAGCAGGTAACGTTAGCAAGCTTTGAACCTTCTAATGAAGATGAAGACTCTGAAGACACTAGAAGAAGGGTTCCCAGGCGAGAGTCTAAAACTGGAGAACCAAATCAACAGCTATCACGCTCTGGCCCTACAGCTGAGCAGCATGGAAAGGATGCTGAGCTTTCAGAAGCACTTACACTCACCTTCCAGAGTGAGAAGATGAAAGGAATGAAGGAATTACTAGTTGCAGCAAAAGTGAACTCCAGTGCTATTAAACtgcaactcactgctcaatcTCAAGTGCAACCAAAAAGAGCTCGGGGGTCTTCATCAAGAGACTACAACTTGGGTTATCTAAAAAGGCAACGCAAGGCGGTGTGA